tgtaaaaagaaaatacattcAAGTTTTCTATTCTTCTCTTCTTAAAACctcaaatattatttacaaaCGTTACAATCTCAAAGTTGAGTAAAATTAGAACATTCCATAATATGAATGTTGAATTAATGTGATACTCGAGGTAAATCATCCAATTTAGTATATTCTCTATATGTTATATCaatgattatttatattaaaaataaaaacacatacaaaacaaaaatataacgCACAATGGAGAAAGAAAGGGAGTAGAAAGTTTATTTAAAGATTAATTTTAATAGtgactaaatatttatttagcaAAGGTTATCCTGTGAGGGCAGGGTGTACATAAGGAGGAAAAAGGCCAGTACAGAGTTGCACTAAATAATCAAATTGGAGATTAAGCTATATTGCACCAACAAGATTTCTGAGAATAACGTCTTGGGAACCCCTGTTTCAAAATGAGTTTTATTACTTTCGACACATATTTACAGTTTTGTTTCATTTAACGCCAACAGTAACGTTTGCTAGCGCTAGTAGATCACCAGAAATAGAAGTTCACATGAATGTTAAAATGAGTGATGTAAGTATCAAATTTACATTATTTCAACAACAGCGCGTCCAGCAATGGTTCCCTGATCAAGATCTTTGTATGCCTGTGGAGCGTCTTCAAATTTGCAGGTCCTTGAAACAGCAGCAGATAGATTGAATATGCCACTCTCGGCTAGTTTAATCAGCTTAGGGAGATCTTGTCTTGCTCTGGCTCCATAGGAGCCAATTACTTTTATCTAGCATCACAATATCAAACGTGCTTAAACTCAAATAAGACAACACAATAATGCTCAGAAAAATATACCCTTACCTAAACATAATATGGATTTTCATGTTCCACTAGAAGATTTAATACCCAATATAATAAATGAAAGACTATTTAAACCTTTTTCAGTGAACTACAAACTTTACTAGTTCATATCAGTATGGCATTTACTATCAGACCACAGACTAGGCCTAGGCCAAACATATTTACCCCTTAATATCTTCATTCTTACAGAAGTTTATGTTTTGAAAAGTACAGAGAAGTAACTAGGGCAATCATTTAAATTATTGGATCAATGGTAGAAGAAGATAAAGAGGACTGCATAGTTTCGACGGAAAGCAATATTCCGTCAGAAGCTGCTATGATATTCTCCCACAAACAAGCTGATAATTGTGGAGAAAATTCGCCATGGAAATGTTATGGATACTAAAGCGCCTATCATGGTGGCCTCTTTTGGGTGGATTGTCAGCAGAGTCTCTTGTTTAACCCAAGATAATCTACAAAGGAGAGGCTTCACTTTAAGTAACAAGTGTTATTTAtgtgaaaatggattggaatcTGTTAATCATCTGTTTATTCACTGTATAATTGCTAACCAATGCTGGGAGCTGTTCCTGAACCGGTGTGGGGTTACTTGGGTTACGCCTTCGGATATAAGAAGCCTACTAGTCAGTTGGCAAGGGTAAAAGATAGCAGGGAATCAGAAGAAAATACGGAGGACCATTCCAGTATGCATCTTCTAGACCATCTAGAGAGGAGAAATGGTTGTTTTGAAAACATATAGAATCACATCTCAATCATCTTCAAAATCTGTTTTCTATGGGTTCAGGAGGTGCTTAGAGGAAAGTATGGCTCAGTACATGGGTTTCCTTAGATTGCTTGGAAAAATGTAACTGGATGTTATTTCTGTAGGCATTGTCTGCTTCTGATACATCTTTATGTACCAGCTTGGTACTTCTTTAATAAAACTTTACCTTTATAAAAGAAGTATGTGCCTATTTCTTTGAATGCTATAAATTTGACTTATCAAAAAGAGGGAATGGATCATTCGTGTTAGCAGATTGGAATTGAGAGGGACAAGCAATAAACACACAAAAAGTACATACCTGTCGTCGCACTAGGTGGTTGATATCGACCTCCCCCTTAACACCAGATAGTGTAAGTCCAATCATCACAGCTTTGCCTCCATCGCGAACGCTTTGCACACATTGTAAGAATGTTTGTGGTCTTCCCAAAGCTTCAACAGCTACGTCAACACCAGAGCCTCCCGTGATGTCCTGTACAAGTTGAATAGCTGATCATATTAGTTTAAGCAGTCGCTTCATGTGCGTTTGTGGTGTCATCATCAAGGTTCCAAGGCATAATTTCCCTTGCCAATGAGCCTGAGGGGTCGAGATACTAAAGCAAATAGTATTTCACATCGTAAAAAGATTTCAATTTCTTCgttcatatatttgtcattcatgcttataattattagtctcGGAACTAAACATATGTATTATTATGGAACCCATCTCaccaataacaaataatttaatactACAAGATTTTACTCAAACAGGATTTGAAGACTGGATTTAACAAAATCCACAGAAAATGCATAAGCTAGAGATGAACATAGTGCAGAAACAGCCCTCTTGAATACACAAGTTGGCCGATGAATTCAAGGCCAAAATTCAAGAACTCGTGCAATCAGAACTTATAGATCTCATTTGGAATAATTTCACTGCTCAGTTGCACAACATTTCCTATAGTTATCTACAGCCAATGTTGCTCGGACTCCTCAAAAATGTAACGGGTGGGTaggattctccaaaaatagtGTATTTCTTTTAGAATCCAACACGGGAGTGGCATCGAAAGTGCAGATTCCGTACAACTTAATCTACAGCACAGCGCATACAGATATACTTTTGGGCCTTGGCCTTAATGTATATTGGCATACAAACCCACCTCTTTATCTAGAAATCAGAATTGAGTGAATACTATATGGTGTTTGATAGTTTAATTTGATAGTATGAACATAACAGGTTAAGGGAGAAGTCTATACCTTGATTGTCTTCACTGCATCCACCTTTGATGCATTTACACAATGAGTGGCTCCAAGGAATTTAGCTTTCTGCAATTTCTCATCTTGAACATCTACAGCAATAATCTCTGACGCCCCAAATGCTCTTGCTATTTGCAGACAGCTATGCCACATTTTCAGGTGATAAATCACAGCAGAAAATCAGAATAGAAGTAGCAAAGCTTAACTCAAGATGCCCATCCACAGGATAGTAGAGGTAAGAATGAATAAAGATGGAAGTATGAAGAAGAAACACGGTATAGTAAGGAAATCAGTTGCAAATGCATAAAAATGAAGAACAGAACTTGAATTGAGTAAATTATTGAACTAAAATGGAGGTTACTAGTTAGACATATAGAGTCCCACCAGTATTCAGGCTGCAGGCATAATGTGCCCATGTCAGACACCCTAAACATTctgttttattcatttcatagTTAAATCAAATTAAGACGATCCAAATTTTTACCTTGAGCCAACACCTCCTATACCAATCACAGCAATAGCATCACCTGGGCGCACCTCAGCAGCATGAGCCATAGCCCCATAGGCAGTAAAAACTGCACATCCTAAAATGGCGGATTCTGTGTATGGTAATGAATTTGGTAGAACAGCCAATGCATGTGCAGGAACTACACAGTATTCAGCTAGACCTCCCATGCTATACATATACACCGGCTTACCTGAAagatcaaaatatgaatattttttttttttggaaggtAATGTTAACCACATTAAGCAATTAAAAGTTTAAGACCACAGTAGAAGAGAAGAATCAGGAGGTGATGAATAATGCTACAAAGTTTCCATCATATATGACTAGTCTAGCAACCATAGACAGCCTAAAAAGCCAATCTGATTATGAGCCAACTTAGCTGTTCAGATAGCCCATAACATTCATACTTATCAAACATATCAGATAATCAATTGTCTCAACACAAACTAGTTGGGGACCACCCCATGGAGTTTTTGAACACTTATATAACTTTTGACAAACATTGAAAATGTCAATAGAAAGCATGACGGggtactattatttttttttgatgcaTGTTGCATTGAAGAAGCATGCTGCACCTGAATGCTTGATAAGACCATATGTTTAAACTTGAAACTCAAATAGAAACCAAAAAACTTTGCAAGCAATAACAGCCTCCTTACCACTATTACGGAGGAACAGTCGCGTTTCCCCATCATAAAGGGTTCCCTTCGCTCGGTTGTAAGCAAAGAAATCCTCACATAAGTCATCTTGACCCTGTGTTCATTAGATAATTATGGTATCACATAAATTGGCATGACCGCATCAATATGCGAATATTGTAGGTTTTATAGGAAACAAATCCACGTATTGTCACCTTAGAGCAGAAAGAACAGCTACCACAAGGCATGATGAAAGCTCCAACAACTTGAGATCCCACAGGAAACctgaaaaatataacaaattctTCTCACCATTCAATGGCAAGGAAGGGAAAACTATAGTATGTTTCAAGAAAACCCATAATTGTTTAACCTTTCAATGATTTTACTGTCTGAGAGCTGTCCGTGTTCAACCACTTCACCAGTTATCTCATGCCCCACAACACAAGGGCTAGCGAATGGAAGTTCACCCTTTATTACATGCAGGTCAGAGTGGCAGACCCCACAAGCTGTAGCAAACACATGAACAATAATTTTAGCTATCATATCCTTCTTACATAGATACCATTTGCATTAGCATGTTGCAATCAACCTTAGACCTACAATGTAAGCTTATAAGGATAGATAAAAGTCTTGCTCATCAAATAAGTCCTTTCTAGATTGTCCAAAGATTGCAACTTTTACACAATTTTCAACTCAATGGATGATGGGGTCACTTAATTACCACAGAAAGAGGCATTTAGCATAGAAAAAGAAGCCAATGTAAGaggaatattaaaaaaaaaaaaaaagcagtgACCTGACCTTTAGTTTTGATGAGAACTTCATTAGCTTTAGGTCGAGGCATATGGAAATCTTCAAAGGTGAGGGGTTTGCCTGGTTCCCAAAACACAGCAGCACGCATATGAGAAGGACCACCACTTAGATGGTAGTAAGAGGCCTCTGATGGTGCTGTACTATTCTTCTCCGATTCAAAACTTGAACAAAAGGATCGATTAGTGAAAGGGGTCGTTGATCTTGCTAAAAGTGCAATCTTTGATGATGTGCTTCGAATGGCGCTGCGAATTATGTGAGGGAAAGACATTGTTGATCCTTTGTTTTTTCAACTACAGATTCAACGATGGAATGGGACTTGTTAGTATTTTAGTATTACTATGAAATTAATGGATAAAcattaagataaaatattattattattattattatatatcaagAATGGAAGGAAAATATATGATACCAAAATAAGGATAAAGTGCCTAATATATCACCATAGTTTTGCAAGCTGAGTCACTTTTATAACACCTCGCAAATTTTACACACACATTTGCATTGTGAGGAATATAATACAAAAGTTTCAGGTTTTTGTAATTAGGATAATTTTGGGATATGATGTAATTGTATGATATTTTTGTgagttatataaaaaagaattaattatgtcgttattaatattatttttgtttatttttaattgatatagttttttaagaatcaaataataataactttgatgaatattttataatgtattttttcatatgcaaaaaattaaagtttataaCACTTTTCACATAGtatttaaatatctaaatttttgtttaatatatagaattaatgtaatctgattcaactttgaaatagtcaaattgactttcgaaaatgCAACATCAATTAAAAGTGGACAGAGAAAGTACTTGCTACTATTAATAAGGATGACTGGAAAAGAAATTAGCCCTCCGGCCTCTCCCACTTATTTAAAGTGAGACATTACGCGATTATTTActattgtaattttttgtattttatatctAGTCCCCGTAAGTTGAAGCTTTGTCATGTCTAATCTACTTACTTCCCCTAGCATTCTTATCTCTGccacatttttcttttgaagttgAGCATTTTTCTGATATAACAATACCGATCTAACCACTAGTCATAGAACCTACCTTGAATAATGGACCCACGATACTTAAAACTTCCTCTTTTATATATGACTTATGCAATGATGTTCACTTCTCAACCTTTGTCTCATGCATTACATCACTAAACATAGCTCCATGTACTTAATTATGGTCCTACTTAACCTAAAACCTTTAGACTTTAGTGTTTGTCTTGAAGCTTTAAACCTTTCTTTAACTTCATCACACGTCTCGTCAATTAATATTATGTTATCTGCGAAAAATATGTACCACAATGCCTCACATTGAATATGACATGTCATTTCGTTCACTATTAAGGCAAATAAAAATGGGCTAAGAGTTGATCCTTGCTGTGACCCCATCATGACTAGGAAGTGATCCAAATCACCTCCAATTGTCTTAACCCAAATTTTGAATCCATCGTACATGTCCTTAATAGACCTAACGTAGACCAAATATTTAAGTCTCTCTTCTTGCCCTTGGAATCTTCTTACAAGATGCATGGCTTTTGTAATTGACCATCATGACATGAATGCAAATGGATTCTCGAAGATAATACACCCCTACTCATCATCATCTTTATCATCCTCCCTTAAACTTGTTAGTAGCTTGATACTCTGTAGTTATTGCAATTTTAATTATCGTTCTTGTTCTTGTATAATAAAACAATTGTACTATATCTTGATTCTTATGATGTTTTAGTCGTCTTAAAATAACATCGAACAATTCAATCACCACCTATACCTTCCTTGCTTGGATTCTTACAAAAATACACCAAAATGGAAGATGTTGTATATCAGAGGACTTATAATGTCAATAATGCCTAAGTTTGAACAAATTAATAATGTAGAATAATAGGGATATggaagttttatttatttttattcaaaatagaaaagaagAGTATATATACATAAGACTTGAAACAGAAGCATAAAAAGAATATAGATAGAGACAGAGGCAGAGGCTGGCGGCATCTCTAACTAACTAACTTTGCCACAGACATAAGTCAGAAAATTAAGCATCTTACAGAAATACGTTAGCTAATCACCGACTGGAATAAGCACATTTTGTGTTcgaatttcatatctttattAGAAAGTGCTTCAATTTAGATTTAACGAGACTCCTATATATCATCAACTACAATAGATAGCGAAAAAACATAAAACCTGCTAATGAGAGTAACATGATCATGTTGAGATGGATTCATCGCTATAGAGTATAGTATGAATATGTCCGATTGAccactaataataataataattgctTAGCAGAAAAGATATACTAATTAAAAGTCAAACCCACTAGCAGAAAAGAGCGGCGTTTTTATAGATCCAAAGCAAAGTCTCTTCTAACTTTAATTTTCATTGATCGTATTGACGTTCCGTTCGTTGAGATAtaagttataataatttttttaaaaaataaaaataaaatatatatagagagattaATGTTTTCTTCCCCACTAGCtgattgattaattaattaattaatatataaatggaAGTGGTGATGAGCGTGGAATCCCATACCATTACTCTTTACTCTTCCACGTGCTCTTCAGTAGTgtacatgttaatatatattaataatcataagGGTAGGCTTGATGAACTGTAACTTACCTTTCATTTGTGTATATATCTATATGCCATGCCAGTTGCCAGATTTAATCAGTATCCCTATAAATACATGAGCTGATCAATCTATATACTTACAACCATTCTCGAGTGAAGATGCAGAATTACGAAGTTGTGAAGGAGTTGGGATCTGGTAATTTTGGTGTG
This DNA window, taken from Solanum lycopersicum chromosome 5, SLM_r2.1, encodes the following:
- the LOC101265925 gene encoding uncharacterized protein — encoded protein: MSFPHIIRSAIRSTSSKIALLARSTTPFTNRSFCSSFESEKNSTAPSEASYYHLSGGPSHMRAAVFWEPGKPLTFEDFHMPRPKANEVLIKTKACGVCHSDLHVIKGELPFASPCVVGHEITGEVVEHGQLSDSKIIERFPVGSQVVGAFIMPCGSCSFCSKGQDDLCEDFFAYNRAKGTLYDGETRLFLRNSGKPVYMYSMGGLAEYCVVPAHALAVLPNSLPYTESAILGCAVFTAYGAMAHAAEVRPGDAIAVIGIGGVGSSCLQIARAFGASEIIAVDVQDEKLQKAKFLGATHCVNASKVDAVKTIKDITGGSGVDVAVEALGRPQTFLQCVQSVRDGGKAVMIGLTLSGVKGEVDINHLVRRQIKVIGSYGARARQDLPKLIKLAESGIFNLSAAVSRTCKFEDAPQAYKDLDQGTIAGRAVVEIM